One segment of Daphnia magna isolate NIES linkage group LG2, ASM2063170v1.1, whole genome shotgun sequence DNA contains the following:
- the LOC116917915 gene encoding nucleoporin GLE1, with translation MRAGLQIILHFLRSIFVCETCSEMSDNNEHEMVESPLKETMTLLSRTPKGQIVYDRDPLEPIKQSTSNSKSGVLLSENIFGRNPAHSPEKSIDSQYFQHQYSVHHPHPGLNNRPNLLMDIPVQHTEKSINQFKWQQELLMMRNTNQLDETTPVYNLSNHGIMQLFELREQQRLSTATSFMKKIEDFKEVSRRSDEEECLRMKQELEERLVPKRESQVDVEMIIQRLQVEARKRFQQEEDQIDQKLKEITSIQEKELQEDMKKKTLELHIAEAKRRKGISSSKLESLLKFLDESVTSCQERDSFLQTVQMKLDRVTALKTQFQVVVNNVNHEDPLNSAIRSENIVKQIEDLVEVIRDDIAKNNAIVEEKNVLSKRQQPQSALPSSAVMPITSSAVKQEHRNDQLGCLEKKTCDSNGGDEDLDFVRREDLVVYSQLQAELRQYEANTVAFSGDLSLKTLRFELQKAVLHPVNEISDQSGQHLQDKLDRLRSLLQGNAVHVGSRMVRATEHPGGLEYCTNLLARRLVAQGEDQVNVNPKAAFPIAAIITELWLEFPVFGRLVLAHFYRQCPYLVPYYLPQQEGQSNEDYYKSLGYRYSSGKVEQQPTYLKRMSGVVRLYAAVLISLPRRNQPHPHGLEHAWRYLAALLNLSPRNDITAAILVEFLTVAGYAMSKEYGKQFQKLLHLICTEYFTMIRNVTPKGSGGGPVTRLEEFLHESITKGGISPPAGQLSPRFW, from the exons ATGCGAGCAGGTTTACAaattattttacattttttaaggTCTATCTTCGTTTGTGAAACTTGTTCAGAAATGAGTGACAATAATGAGCACGAAATGGTAGAATCTCCTTTAAAGGAAACCATGACTTTATTAAGTAGAACGCCAAAGGGACAAATAGTATATGACCGTGATCCTTTGGAACCTATCAAACAATCAACGTCCAATAGTAAATCCGGTGTCCTTTTGTCAGAGAATATTTTTGGCCGAAACCCTGCTCATTCACCAGAAAAGTCAATTGATAGTCAATACTTTCAGCATCAGTACTCTGTACATCATCCACATCCTGGTTTGAATAACAGACCTAACTTGTTAATGGATATTCCAGTACAGCATACTGAAAAAAGCATCAATCAGTTTAAATGGCAACAAGAACTCTTAATGATGCGCAATACTAATCAGCTAGATGAAACAACACCAGTCTATAACTTGAGCAATCATGGGATTATGCAACTGTTTGAGCTAAGAGAGCAACAGCGTTTG TCAACAGCAACTAGCTTCATGAAAAAAATAGAGGATTTCAAAGAAGTTTCTCGGAGAAGTGATGAAGAGGAATGTCTACGGATGAAGCAAGAACTTGAAGAAAGACTAGTGCCAAAACGAGAGTCACAGGTAGATGTTGAAATGATCATCCAACGCCTTCAAGTTGAAGCAAGGAAACGATttcaacaagaagaagatcaaattgatcaaaaactaaaagaaataacGTCGATTCAAGAAAAAGAGTTGCAGGAAGatatgaagaagaagacgttAGAGTTGCACATAGCGGAAGCAAAACGACG gAAAGGAATAAGTTCTAGTAAATTGGAATCGCTACTGAAATTTCTTGATGAGTCCGTAACCTCATGCCAGGAAAGGGATTCTTTTCTTCAGACTGTTCAAATGAAACTCGACCGCGTAACTG cTTTAAAAACTCAGTTTCAGGTTGTTGTGAACAATGTAAACCATGAAGATCCCCTGAACAGCGCGATACGCAGTGAAAATATCGTTAAACAGATTGAAGATCTTGTTGAAGTCATCAGAGATGATATTGCGAAAAATAATGCCATCgttgaagagaaaaatgttttgtctAAGCGTCAGCAGCCACAGTCCGCCTTACCTTCTTCAGCAGTAATGCCAATTACCTCTTCTGCGGTAAAGCAAGAACATCGAAATGATCAACTAGGCTGTCTTGAGAAGAAGACCTGTGACTCGAACGGAGGAGATGAGGACCTTGATTTCGTTAGAAGGGAAGATTTGGTAGTGTATTCACAACTGCAAGCTGAACTTCGCCAGTATGAAGCCAACACTGTGGCCTTTTCCGGTGATTTGTCACTGAAGACATTGAGATTCGAATTACAAAAAGCCGTTCTTCATCCTGTCAACGAAATATCAGACCAGTCTGGACAGCACCTTCAGGATAAGCTCGACAGACTCAGAAGCCTCTTGCAAGGTAACGCTGTGCATGTTGGTTCAAGAATGGTAAGGGCTACTGAGCATCCTGGAGGATTAGAATATTGTACTAACTTGCTGGCGAGAAGATTGGTGGCTCAAGGAGAGGATCAAGTGAATGTTAATCCAAAGGCAGCTTTTCCAATTGCTGCCATAATTACCGAACTTTGGTTAGAATTTCCTGTTTTTGGTCGCTTGGTACTTGCCCATTTTTATCGCCAATGTCCGTACCTTGTCCCATATTATTTaccccagcaagaaggtcaaAGCAATGAAGACTACTATAAGTCTTTAGGGTACAGGTACAGTAGTGGAAAAGTGGAGCAACAACCGACGTATCTGAAAAGAATGTCGGGGGTTGTACGTCTGTATGCGGCCGTTTTAATTAGTTTACCAAGACGCAATCAACCTCATCCTCATGGGTTAGAACATGCCTGGAGATACCTAGCCGCTCTTCTCAATTTATCACCGCGCAACGATATTACTGCCGCTATTTTGGTTGAATTCTTAACTGTAGCCGGTTATGCAATGTCAAAAGAGTACGGTAAACAGTTCCAGAAATTGCTTCATCTGATCTGCACCGAATATTTTACCATGATCCGAAACGTTACCCCCAAAGGTTCAGGAGGAGGTCCAGTTACTCGACTTGAAGAATTTCTACATGAATCTATCACAAAAGGAGGCATTTCACCGCCCGCCGGACAACTTTCCCCCCGATTTTGGTAG
- the LOC116917919 gene encoding probable serine/threonine-protein kinase nek3 isoform X1 — MKPIRPIAEHKTIEFHCRKTICTNKHRLHSTCKISKKMGRLFAVFLLYAIFNVPTLTAHQLDIQVGIDPNRPLALYEGPKTYRRDARGRPFKSIILTSSKLFGIGSNLLRDSSTSSSTTSTTTTIPPLPPRSPLNVDQRLKPFIVTSRPFGFANPASNLLRESTTTSTTTPSPLVDKATPTIPFFSISCTVGSSCSQIISARQTQTAKPTFKPYTKEEIDKFRGGLGSRFPPKLGSSSVNFQRPNVSTTEKPSTEKLNSLWRIRTTLPPIPTITSSTTTTRPNPVKSKPVDNWSSGWKWPTQIESAASEGHKQDEIESSNQRVESGTSKWAVVKPSPQGFQKNQTVFSGHPVRTNIFSANPYSAKEKHDNVKGSSVIHRPEGNMKIPDTAGSNHASWLSLLAASLSVLHNQNHSKRPNSHLQETRTPPPPLPHSAPFPMKTTSRPFKLRPGSSVAPVEQDRWHSLALTNKEEENSLIESKNPSAVVGYSISLPENEENYRHHEVISSKGNKISLITGALNRNKQTQNSVKAVQSNQHKVNSANLPPEVSVSSHVIGLRIKPKSLGGNAFIEHVQGTALETDGENVNLSDLIMKHDLPQRPARFLPHRQRSFVTFDEKSGWRPVRFPNA, encoded by the exons ATGAAGCCGATCAGACCGATCGCAGAGCACAAAACG ATTGAATTTCACTGCAGAAAAACCATTTGTACAAACAAACACCGACTGCATTCAACGTGTAAGATATCAAAG AAAATGGGCCGCCTTTTCGCAGTGTTCTTGCTGTATGCCATTTTCAATGTGCCGACGTTGACTGCTCACCAGCTTGACATACAGGTTGGCATTGATCCAAACCGACCATTAGCCTTGTATGAGGGTCCAAAAACATATCGCCGTGATGCGCGTGGTCGACCTTTCAAATCTATCATCCTGACTTCGTCCAAGTTATTCGGTATTGGTAGCAATTTGCTGCGGGATAGCTCAACATCTTCTTCGACTACCTCGACGACAACAACGATTCCACCACTACCTCCACGAAGTCCACTAAATGTTGACCAACGGCTTAAACCATTCATCGTTACGTCGAGACCTTTCGGTTTTGCCAACCCTGCTAGCAACTTATTGCGTGAAAGCACGACAACTTCCACAACGACTCCTTCGCCACTAGTTGATAAAGCCACACCAACAATTCCGTTTTTCAGCATATCGTGTACTGTGGGCAGTTCTTGCTCGCAGATCATTTCAGCACGCCAGACCCAAACGGCAAAGCCAACTTTCAAACCttatacaaaagaagaaatagataAATTCAGAGGCGGTTTAGGCTCTCGCTTCCCACCCAAGCTGGGATCTTCTTCCGTGAATTTTCAAAGACCAAACGTCAGCACAACTGAAAAACCATCAACTGAAAAGTTAAACAGTTTGTGGAGAATTAGAACAACATTGCCACCAATCCCTACCATCACATCTTCCACAACAACGACTAGGCCAAATCCAGTCAAAAGTAAACCGGTCGATAATTGGAGCAGTGGATGGAAATGGCCAACCCAGATCGAAAGCGCTGCATCCGAGGGTCATAAACAAGATGAAATCGAATCGAGCAACCAACGGGTGGAATCAGGGACGTCGAAGTGGGCTGTGGTTAAGCCATCCCCTCAAGGTTTCCAAAAAAATCAGACAGTCTTCTCTGGACATCCTGTTCGAACGAATATTTTTAGCGCAAATCCATATTCtgcgaaagaaaaacatgacaATGTTAAAGGCAGTTCTGTTATTCATAGGCCAGAAGGAAACATGAAAATACCAGACACAGCTGGAAGTAATCATGCAAGCTGGCTTTCGTTGCTGGCTGCGTCGCTAAGTGTCTTGCATAACCAGAATCATTCGAAACGACCAAACTCGCATCTCCAAGAAACCAGgactcctcctcctcctcttcctcaTTCAGCACCTTTTCCAATGAAAACTACTAGTAGACCGTTCAAACTACGACCGGGTTCATCTGTTGCCCCAGTTGAACAAGATAGGTGGCATTCATTAGCTTTGACCAATAAAGAAGAGGAAAATTCCTTGATTGAGTCAAAAAATCCATCAGCAGTGGTAGGATATTCCATCTCGTTGCCGGAGAATGAGGAGAATTATCGCCATCATGAAGTCATTTCCAGCAAAGGAAATAAGATTTCACTAATCACAGGAGCACTGAATCGTAATAAGCAAACACAGAATTCTGTGAAGGCAGTACAAAGCAACCAACACAAAGTTAACAGCGCTAATCTTCCACCTGAGGTTTCG GTATCGAGCCACGTAATAGGATTGCGAATCAAACCCAAATCACTTGGAGGAAACGCTTTTATCGAACACGTACAAGGGACGGCTTTGGAAACCGATGGAGAGAATGTTAACCTGAGCGATCTAATAATGAAACATGATCTTCCCCAACGTCCAGCTCGGTTTTTACCGCACAGACAACGCAGCTTCGTTACGTTTGATGAAAAATCTGGATGGCGGCCGGTACGCTTTCCTAACGCTTAA
- the LOC116917919 gene encoding probable serine/threonine-protein kinase nek3 isoform X2, translating into MGRLFAVFLLYAIFNVPTLTAHQLDIQVGIDPNRPLALYEGPKTYRRDARGRPFKSIILTSSKLFGIGSNLLRDSSTSSSTTSTTTTIPPLPPRSPLNVDQRLKPFIVTSRPFGFANPASNLLRESTTTSTTTPSPLVDKATPTIPFFSISCTVGSSCSQIISARQTQTAKPTFKPYTKEEIDKFRGGLGSRFPPKLGSSSVNFQRPNVSTTEKPSTEKLNSLWRIRTTLPPIPTITSSTTTTRPNPVKSKPVDNWSSGWKWPTQIESAASEGHKQDEIESSNQRVESGTSKWAVVKPSPQGFQKNQTVFSGHPVRTNIFSANPYSAKEKHDNVKGSSVIHRPEGNMKIPDTAGSNHASWLSLLAASLSVLHNQNHSKRPNSHLQETRTPPPPLPHSAPFPMKTTSRPFKLRPGSSVAPVEQDRWHSLALTNKEEENSLIESKNPSAVVGYSISLPENEENYRHHEVISSKGNKISLITGALNRNKQTQNSVKAVQSNQHKVNSANLPPEVSVSSHVIGLRIKPKSLGGNAFIEHVQGTALETDGENVNLSDLIMKHDLPQRPARFLPHRQRSFVTFDEKSGWRPVRFPNA; encoded by the exons ATGGGCCGCCTTTTCGCAGTGTTCTTGCTGTATGCCATTTTCAATGTGCCGACGTTGACTGCTCACCAGCTTGACATACAGGTTGGCATTGATCCAAACCGACCATTAGCCTTGTATGAGGGTCCAAAAACATATCGCCGTGATGCGCGTGGTCGACCTTTCAAATCTATCATCCTGACTTCGTCCAAGTTATTCGGTATTGGTAGCAATTTGCTGCGGGATAGCTCAACATCTTCTTCGACTACCTCGACGACAACAACGATTCCACCACTACCTCCACGAAGTCCACTAAATGTTGACCAACGGCTTAAACCATTCATCGTTACGTCGAGACCTTTCGGTTTTGCCAACCCTGCTAGCAACTTATTGCGTGAAAGCACGACAACTTCCACAACGACTCCTTCGCCACTAGTTGATAAAGCCACACCAACAATTCCGTTTTTCAGCATATCGTGTACTGTGGGCAGTTCTTGCTCGCAGATCATTTCAGCACGCCAGACCCAAACGGCAAAGCCAACTTTCAAACCttatacaaaagaagaaatagataAATTCAGAGGCGGTTTAGGCTCTCGCTTCCCACCCAAGCTGGGATCTTCTTCCGTGAATTTTCAAAGACCAAACGTCAGCACAACTGAAAAACCATCAACTGAAAAGTTAAACAGTTTGTGGAGAATTAGAACAACATTGCCACCAATCCCTACCATCACATCTTCCACAACAACGACTAGGCCAAATCCAGTCAAAAGTAAACCGGTCGATAATTGGAGCAGTGGATGGAAATGGCCAACCCAGATCGAAAGCGCTGCATCCGAGGGTCATAAACAAGATGAAATCGAATCGAGCAACCAACGGGTGGAATCAGGGACGTCGAAGTGGGCTGTGGTTAAGCCATCCCCTCAAGGTTTCCAAAAAAATCAGACAGTCTTCTCTGGACATCCTGTTCGAACGAATATTTTTAGCGCAAATCCATATTCtgcgaaagaaaaacatgacaATGTTAAAGGCAGTTCTGTTATTCATAGGCCAGAAGGAAACATGAAAATACCAGACACAGCTGGAAGTAATCATGCAAGCTGGCTTTCGTTGCTGGCTGCGTCGCTAAGTGTCTTGCATAACCAGAATCATTCGAAACGACCAAACTCGCATCTCCAAGAAACCAGgactcctcctcctcctcttcctcaTTCAGCACCTTTTCCAATGAAAACTACTAGTAGACCGTTCAAACTACGACCGGGTTCATCTGTTGCCCCAGTTGAACAAGATAGGTGGCATTCATTAGCTTTGACCAATAAAGAAGAGGAAAATTCCTTGATTGAGTCAAAAAATCCATCAGCAGTGGTAGGATATTCCATCTCGTTGCCGGAGAATGAGGAGAATTATCGCCATCATGAAGTCATTTCCAGCAAAGGAAATAAGATTTCACTAATCACAGGAGCACTGAATCGTAATAAGCAAACACAGAATTCTGTGAAGGCAGTACAAAGCAACCAACACAAAGTTAACAGCGCTAATCTTCCACCTGAGGTTTCG GTATCGAGCCACGTAATAGGATTGCGAATCAAACCCAAATCACTTGGAGGAAACGCTTTTATCGAACACGTACAAGGGACGGCTTTGGAAACCGATGGAGAGAATGTTAACCTGAGCGATCTAATAATGAAACATGATCTTCCCCAACGTCCAGCTCGGTTTTTACCGCACAGACAACGCAGCTTCGTTACGTTTGATGAAAAATCTGGATGGCGGCCGGTACGCTTTCCTAACGCTTAA